Within the Cystobacter fuscus DSM 2262 genome, the region GGACCTCACCCAGCTCACCCTGCGCTCGAAGGATGGCGAGGTGCTCACCCTGAACGCCGGCTCCAAGCCGGGCGAGTGGAGCGTGGCGGAGGGAACGACGCTTCCCCCGAACTTCCGGTTCGACCCGGGACTCGCCGAGCAGGTGGCGCGGCAGCTCTCCTCGCTCAGCGCCCAGGACTTCCTCGAGGGCGAGGCGGCGGCGGACCCGGCCACGGGCCTGGGCGGTGCCCACGACACGGTCGAGGCGAAGCTCAAGGACGGCAAGACGATCGCCGTGCACCTCGCCCCCGCGGGCAAGGACGGGGCGACGGTGGCCGCCCGGCTCGAGGGGGATCCCCAGGTGTACCAGCTCGCGGCCTACAGCGCGGACGCCCTGCGCAAGCGCCTGACGGACCTGAGAGATCTGCGCCTGTTCCACTTCGAGCAGCCCAAGGTGACCCGGTTCAAGCTCCAGGCGGGCCCGACCGCGGTCCAGGTCGCCCGGGAGGGCACGGAGTGGAAGGTGATCGAACCGAGGACGTTGCCCACGGGCTTCGAGTTCGACGCCAGCCAGGTGGAGTCCCTGCTCTCGTGGCTCGGCTCGCTGCGCGCGGCCCGGGTCGTCGACGGCACGCCGAGCGAGGCCCAGCTGGGCGTGAACACCCCGACGGCGCTCGTCGAGATCTCCATCGAGGCATCGCCGTCGCAGACGCTGCGGCTGGGCAAGGAGGCGCCCGGGAGCGCGGCCGGCGTGAAGGAGCTGTACGCCCGGACGTCCATCGACCCACTGGCCTACGCGCTGCCCGAGTACGTGAAGACACGGCTCGCCCAGGGACTCCAGCTCTTCAAGAAGCCGGAGATGCCTCGGGGAGGCCCCAGCCAGATTGGCGGGCTGGATCAGCTCCCGCCGGAGGTGCGCCAGCAGCTCGAGGCCCAGCTGCGCGCACGGCAGATGCAGTAGGCACGACAGGGCACCTCCCACCACGCGCATGCCTCCCCACCCAGGGAGTCCATGAGCGTGGGGCCTCGTCAAGGGAGGTCCGCCCACGGTATGTTGAACCTCGGGGTGGCGATGGACGCCGCCCCATGAACCTCCTGGAGGCCACCATGAACGCCGCCCTTGATCTTGCCGCGGTCGCTGTCCTGTTCGCCCAGGGGGCGCGGGCCGCCAGGTAGGCCCCGAAGGTCCGACGCAGCGCGGTCCCGCTCCTTGCTGGGTGCCCTCGAGTCCTCAGGTGCGCCGCAGGCACCGCTCTGCCCGGAGTCCTTCCAAGTGTTCCTCGAATCCCTCGGCTGGGGTCCATCCCTCGCCCACGCGTTCTCCGTTGTCCTCCATGGTTCTTCCCTGTCCCTCGTCCCCGGCCGCGTCGTGCGCCAGGAGCGCGGGCTGCTCACCGTCCAGACCTCCGAGCTTCGCCTGCTCGCGCGCCCCTCGGGACGGCTCCTCCACCATGCCTCCGGCGCCCAGGCCCTGCCCACCGTGGGGGACTGGGTGGCGCTGCAACCCCCCTCCGGCCCGGGCGAGGCGCTGATCCACGAAGTGCTCCCACGCCGCGGCGTCCTCATGCGGCGTGAAGCGGACAGCGAGCACGAGGGGCAGCTCATCGCCGCGAACCTCGACGTGGTGTTCCTCGTGACGGGGTTGGATGGCAACTTCAACCCCCGCCGCATCGAGCGGGCGCTCACCCTGGCATGGAGCAGTGGGGCCTCGCCCGTGGTCGTCCTCAGCAAGACGGACCTCGACCCCGAGGTGGCCGAGCGCGTCCGCGAGGTCGAGGCACTCGCCCCCGAAGTCCCCGTGCTCGCGTTGAGCGCCCATACCGGAGAGGGCCTCGAGGCGCTGCGCGCCCACCTGCCCCCCGCGACCACGGGAGCGCTGCTCGGCTCCTCGGGCGTGGGCAAGTCCACCCTCGTCAACCACCTGCTGGGCGAGCAGCGTCTGGCCACCCGGGAGGTGCGGCCCGAGGACGACAAGGGCCGCCACACCACCACCCACCGCGAGCTGTTCCTCCTGCCGCACGGCGGGCTGCTCATCGATGGGCCCGGGATGCGCGAGCTCGGGTTGTGGGGAGCAGAGGAAGAGGGGCTCGGCCAGGCGTTCGCGGACGTCGTGGCGCTGGCCGCCCACTGCCACTTCCGGGACTGCACGCACCGGGGCGAGCCGCGATGCGCGGTGCGTGCCGCCGTGGACGAGGGAACGCTCGACGGGGAGCGGCTCGAGAGCTTCGAGAAGCTGCGGCGCGAACAGGCCTACCACGCCCGTCAGTCGGACGCCGCCGCGCGGCGCGAGCACCAGCGCCACGTGAAGAACCTCACCCAGGCTGGCAGGGAGCGCTCACGCTCCAAGCGGCGAGGGGACTGAGGACGCATACGGACGAGGGGGCCCGGACCGTTCCGGGTGTGGGCCCCCTTCCCTTTTCTATTCGCGCACCGGGGCCACGCACGCGTCGCGCAGGGTCGTGGACCACAACTGGTTGGCCTGGGTCTCGTCGAAGGCACTGAAGAAGACGCGATCCCCCACGCGCAGGAACTCCCGCGGGTAGGAACTGTCGCCGCCGGACCGGACGTCCTCCAGCCGCCGCGTTCCCCCGGGCGTGCCGTTCGACACCCAGGGCTCGATGCCCGCGGACTCCTGCTCGAAGGCGCTGAAGAAGACGAGCTCGTCGCTCACGGCGTGGACGGGCGAGCCATATTCGTCCGACAGGCTCAACGGCCGGCGCAACAGTGTCGTGCCCGAGGCCGTCCCATCCGTCACCCAGAGCTGCGTGTCCCGGGGCGCGGGACCCGAGCTGCCAATGTAGAAGGAGAAGAAGATCTTCGTGCCCTGGGGGGCGACACTGACGTCAGTCACGTACGGAAACGCCTCACCCTGGCTCGCGTAGGGGTTGGGGAAGGTGAAGATGCTCGTGGAGTCACCCCCCGCCACCGGAAGGCGGTTCAGGACCATGTACTGGGTGCTGTACGAGGTCGTCGTCAGGTACAGGTAGGAGCCCAGCACGTCGAGCAGGCGCACGCCGCGCGTGGGGCCATAGGTCTTCAGACGCACCGTCCCAGCCGCCGTGCCGTCCGTCCTCCACACCTCGGTGTCGCCGGTCGGTTCAGCCAAGGAGAAGAAGGCGAGCCCGCCGGAGATGCGCAGCTCGCTGGCGTACGCGCTGTCGGGTCCGGCATCCAGGCGCGTGAGGCGCGCCGTCCCCCCCACCGTGCCGTCCGTGCTCCACAGCGCCGTGCCCGACGCGTCCCGGACGAAGAAGAGCAGCGCGCCGCCCAACCGGCCCGCCGCGTTGCTCACCTCGGCCCCCTCGGGGAAGTCGCGCACCGGCACCGTGCCCGCCTCGGTGCCATCCGACGTCCACAACTCGCCGCGCGACGACGAGGACGCCGGGTCATACACATTGCGGAAGAAGACGAGCCGGCTTTCCAGCGCCGTCAGCTGCGACAGGGACGAGCCCTCCACTCCGGGCGTCAGATCCTTCAGGAGCCGCGTTCCGCCGCTCGTCCCGTCACTCACCCACAGCTCCGACCCGTGCTCGGCATCCGCCGCCTGGAAGAAGAGCAGGGACGGAGAGGCCGTGAGCTCGCGCACCGAGGGAGTCATGTGCGCCTCGGTGACTGGGAACTCCTTCACCAGGACGGTCCCCGCTTCCGTGCCGTCGCTCTTCCACAGGGCCCTGCGGCCGTCATCGAAGTTCGCGGCGAAGTAGAGCTGGCCACGGAACTCCTCGAGGGACTCCGGGAACGAAGCCAGGCGAGGGGGATACTCGGTGGGGGGAAAAATGGTGCGCACCCGCTGGGTGCTCGCCTCGTCCGGAAGACAGAGAAGCGCGGAGGACACTTCCCGCGTCGCGCTCTCTTCCCCCTCATCCGGAAGCGGACCGCCACAACCCATACCAAAAGCCAGGAGGAACAACCCCATTCCTTCACGCCACATCGCCATGCTCCACCCCTCCGCTGCCTGGGAGGCAAGGGTGGGCTGCGTCAAGCCTTGCGCCAAGTGCACCCCGGAGACAGCCGTGCTCGCCTGCCTGGAGCCCCATTCGTTTCGACGGCCTGGGATACCCGCCGGGTTCGACGAGGTGCTCGCGAATGAACAGTCCTTGCGTGCGTGGTTCCACCCTTCTTGTCCGCCACGGAGCAATGAGCGCTTTCATACCGAATGCAGACGATCTCGCGGACGTTTGTGACATTGGTGCTGGGTCTCCCCGTGCTCGCTCGCGCCGCCGAGGACGACTGGAACGTGCGGGATACGCTGCTCACCGAGGCCGCCGCGGTACCCGGCGCGGGCACCGTTCGGGTCAGTGCCGGGGGCGGACTCAATCAGTCGGACGATGGCGCGGATTCCTCCGTCACGAGCCTGGGCGCGTCCCTGCTGTGGTCCCCCGTGACGAACCTCGCGCTGGGCGTCTCCTCCCAGTGGCAGGGAGGCTCGTTCACGCCCACGGCCTCCGTGCGCTGGCAGTTGCTCTCCGAGGCCGTCGCGCCCGTGAACCTGACGGCCCTCGTGCGCTTCAGGGCGGTGGGCATGGAATCAACGGGCTCCGAATTGGATGCCAAGCTGGCGTTCGGGAGGACCCTCGGACGCGTGGGACTGACGGGAAACGTGCTCGTCGGCAAGGGCCTGGGCCACCGGGGCGACGTGGACTTCGAGGCGGCTTCGCTCGCGTCGTACCGGCTCACCCCCTCCTTCCGCGCGGGCATCGAGGGGCGCGTCCACTTCGAGCTCGTCGACGAGTTCAAGACGCCCGAGGACATGGGGCGGCCCTTCGGCCTGGTGGTCGGCCCGACCGCGTCCTACGTGTGGAAGGGCTTCCAGTTACAGGGCCTGGTGGGCTGGAGTTCGCCGCGCGGCTCCGCCCCCACCGGCGTGGTGGCGCAGGCGCTCGCGACCTTCGACTTCTGAGCCGCCCTACTCCGGACCAGCCTCGGCGAGCCGCTCGATGAAGTAGTGCAGCTCCAGGTACTTCCTTCCGAAGAACCACATCTCGTGTCGCGCCGGCCATGTGGCTGGAGTAGGCGGCCACGTAGATGGGGCTCCCATCGCGCACATAGGTGCGGATCCACCCGCGCACGCGCTCGCGCCCATCCGCCCCGTCATCCACCGCGACGATAGAAGCCGGCCGAGCAACCCCGCGATGAGCAGGCAGCCGAAGCCGGCGAAGTGGAAGTGGACGGCGGTGAGCAGCACCCACAGCCCCTGGAAG harbors:
- the rsgA gene encoding ribosome small subunit-dependent GTPase A, which translates into the protein MFLESLGWGPSLAHAFSVVLHGSSLSLVPGRVVRQERGLLTVQTSELRLLARPSGRLLHHASGAQALPTVGDWVALQPPSGPGEALIHEVLPRRGVLMRREADSEHEGQLIAANLDVVFLVTGLDGNFNPRRIERALTLAWSSGASPVVVLSKTDLDPEVAERVREVEALAPEVPVLALSAHTGEGLEALRAHLPPATTGALLGSSGVGKSTLVNHLLGEQRLATREVRPEDDKGRHTTTHRELFLLPHGGLLIDGPGMRELGLWGAEEEGLGQAFADVVALAAHCHFRDCTHRGEPRCAVRAAVDEGTLDGERLESFEKLRREQAYHARQSDAAARREHQRHVKNLTQAGRERSRSKRRGD
- a CDS encoding ELWxxDGT repeat protein, which codes for MSSALLCLPDEASTQRVRTIFPPTEYPPRLASFPESLEEFRGQLYFAANFDDGRRALWKSDGTEAGTVLVKEFPVTEAHMTPSVRELTASPSLLFFQAADAEHGSELWVSDGTSGGTRLLKDLTPGVEGSSLSQLTALESRLVFFRNVYDPASSSSRGELWTSDGTEAGTVPVRDFPEGAEVSNAAGRLGGALLFFVRDASGTALWSTDGTVGGTARLTRLDAGPDSAYASELRISGGLAFFSLAEPTGDTEVWRTDGTAAGTVRLKTYGPTRGVRLLDVLGSYLYLTTTSYSTQYMVLNRLPVAGGDSTSIFTFPNPYASQGEAFPYVTDVSVAPQGTKIFFSFYIGSSGPAPRDTQLWVTDGTASGTTLLRRPLSLSDEYGSPVHAVSDELVFFSAFEQESAGIEPWVSNGTPGGTRRLEDVRSGGDSSYPREFLRVGDRVFFSAFDETQANQLWSTTLRDACVAPVRE
- a CDS encoding DUF4340 domain-containing protein: MNKTTIIVLGIFAVLLVAVLATREDHVSVGVRKLELPRVDKDKVSSIELSGARSARLEKEGDGWRVVDPAKPEQKYVADESLVTSALDALGELRHPDFVTDRAETHAEYELDDAKGLKLKVVQSGTPAIELVLGKAAKNGGAYVREAGKNEVFVARGRLDWTVRKDVKGWRKRALLSLKPEDLTQLTLRSKDGEVLTLNAGSKPGEWSVAEGTTLPPNFRFDPGLAEQVARQLSSLSAQDFLEGEAAADPATGLGGAHDTVEAKLKDGKTIAVHLAPAGKDGATVAARLEGDPQVYQLAAYSADALRKRLTDLRDLRLFHFEQPKVTRFKLQAGPTAVQVAREGTEWKVIEPRTLPTGFEFDASQVESLLSWLGSLRAARVVDGTPSEAQLGVNTPTALVEISIEASPSQTLRLGKEAPGSAAGVKELYARTSIDPLAYALPEYVKTRLAQGLQLFKKPEMPRGGPSQIGGLDQLPPEVRQQLEAQLRARQMQ